In one Chloroflexota bacterium genomic region, the following are encoded:
- a CDS encoding amidohydrolase family protein: MTLPSCPITIGQRHLGSRCRASIVRKYEPARYPDVRIIVPHLGGTLPLLIQRVEDHLRRMAHGGESSAVTNPAEVIRTLYFDTVNNYGPALRCAGAAFGSDHIMLGTDFPHLFVRPCVDYIERSGLRQSDIDPILDRSAQRLLQV; this comes from the coding sequence CCTTCTTGTCCGATTACGATAGGTCAGCGCCATTTGGGGAGCCGTTGCCGCGCGTCAATCGTCCGTAAATACGAGCCGGCCCGCTACCCTGACGTGCGGATCATCGTTCCGCATCTGGGTGGGACGCTACCGTTGCTGATCCAGCGTGTTGAGGACCACCTTCGCCGCATGGCCCATGGCGGCGAAAGCTCCGCGGTCACGAACCCTGCCGAGGTGATCCGCACGCTGTACTTTGACACGGTCAACAATTACGGGCCTGCGCTCCGATGCGCCGGCGCGGCGTTCGGGTCCGACCACATTATGCTGGGGACGGATTTTCCCCATCTCTTCGTCAGACCGTGCGTCGACTACATCGAACGATCAGGACTCCGACAGTCCGACATCGACCCGATCCTCGACCGCTCCGCGCAGCGACTGCTGCAGGTATGA